A DNA window from Thermosynechococcaceae cyanobacterium Okahandja contains the following coding sequences:
- a CDS encoding transposase → MLTLNYTYRIYPSAAQQTELLDWLETCRGVYNYALRELKDWMAARKCPIDRCSLEKEYIIPADEPFPSYHRQQNNLPKAKKQFPHLGRVHSQVLQTTIRRLHDTWEAFQKRGHGFPRFKKAGQFKSFVFPQFKDNPIKSNVIKLPKIGEVRINLHRPIPDGFTVKQVRVVSRVRGTQWYVVVSIQSDVSVPDPPVHGRAIGIDLGLERFLTLSDGSFYKRSKLFKSEQGKLKLLQRRAARKQKGSRNWEKAQTKVAKQHHRIANRRKDFHLKTAHQLCDHAQTIFVEDLSAKRLVRGMLRKDCVDAAFGQFLSLLAWVCWKRGVYFAKVDPNGTSQTCPRCFATVKKPLSVREHDCPECGYRTHRDHAAAEMVLHRGLENVVAQGRWGRETACQVGLSGVIDLDKWRGAGMPNREVGNPAL, encoded by the coding sequence ATGCTGACCCTGAACTACACCTACCGCATCTATCCAAGTGCCGCACAACAAACTGAACTGCTGGACTGGCTTGAGACGTGCAGAGGCGTGTATAACTACGCTTTGCGCGAACTCAAAGACTGGATGGCTGCCCGGAAGTGTCCAATAGACCGATGCTCGTTGGAAAAAGAATACATCATTCCCGCCGATGAGCCGTTTCCGTCTTATCACCGTCAGCAAAACAACCTGCCCAAAGCCAAGAAGCAATTCCCTCATTTGGGCAGGGTACATTCTCAGGTGTTGCAGACGACAATTCGTCGGTTGCACGATACTTGGGAAGCGTTTCAGAAGCGTGGACACGGGTTTCCGCGCTTCAAAAAAGCCGGTCAGTTCAAGTCCTTTGTGTTTCCTCAGTTCAAGGACAACCCTATCAAGAGCAATGTTATCAAGCTGCCCAAGATCGGGGAAGTGCGTATCAACCTGCATCGCCCTATTCCTGACGGGTTCACGGTGAAGCAGGTGAGAGTTGTGTCCAGAGTACGGGGGACGCAATGGTACGTTGTGGTCAGTATCCAATCAGATGTGTCGGTTCCTGACCCTCCGGTTCATGGTCGAGCCATTGGCATTGACCTTGGATTGGAGCGATTCTTAACCCTTTCGGATGGTAGTTTCTACAAGCGATCCAAGTTGTTCAAGTCGGAGCAAGGCAAGCTGAAATTGCTGCAACGCAGGGCGGCGAGAAAACAAAAAGGGTCTCGAAACTGGGAAAAGGCTCAAACGAAAGTGGCTAAACAGCACCATCGGATAGCGAACCGTCGGAAAGATTTTCATCTGAAGACAGCACATCAGTTGTGCGATCACGCTCAAACGATTTTCGTAGAAGACCTCAGCGCCAAAAGATTGGTTAGAGGAATGCTACGAAAAGATTGCGTGGATGCCGCTTTTGGACAATTTTTGTCTCTGCTGGCGTGGGTGTGTTGGAAGCGAGGCGTGTACTTTGCCAAAGTCGATCCCAACGGCACCAGCCAAACCTGTCCAAGGTGTTTCGCTACGGTCAAGAAGCCGCTGAGCGTTCGAGAACATGATTGTCCAGAATGCGGGTATCGGACGCATCGTGACCATGCAGCTGCAGAGATGGTGTTGCATCGTGGATTAGAAAATGTAGTAGCCCAAGGACGCTGGGGAAGGGAAACCGCCTGTCAAGTCGGTCTGTCGGGGGTCATTGACCTAGACAAGTGGCGTGGGGCAGGAATGCCCAATCGTGAGGTTGGGAATCCCGCGCTGTAG